The nucleotide window GATTGAATCTGTGGCCCCTTGTGTGGACCCAGGTTCCCAAGTTGGGAACCACTCCTctagagggggagaaaaaaaacaacggAGCTCGGGACACATTGTACATTAGCTCACGGTGACCCTTGCGTTTGTCCTCTCTTCTTTATGCTTGAACAGAAACTTCAGATCAACCTGTCGGCAAAGGCCGGCTTCAGTGTGACAGACGCCAAAACATTTCGGGTATTTCCTTTCATGTTCAACTTTCCAGTTCCACATTTCCACCAAGAGGCCGCCTTTGTAGAGCTGATATACTCACTGTAAAGCTTCTCTGAAGAACTGGTAAGCCCCGTGGTTGTGTTTGAAGACTGTCAGCATCACTTTCTTCATCTGTGTACTGGACAGAGagcaagaaaacagaagaaacaaacGGATTTACTCACATTTCTCAGACAAACCTTTGCTACATCATGCATTGCTTACATCTACGTACTTTTCAGTCTTGTGAAGCTTGTAGTACAGGACACAAATGTACAGTCATGAGCCACACAACTATCTTTTTAACACTTATTAGCAGAGCGTAAAGCCATTAATCCAGATTCACTTGGTTATTCATCCACATCTTGAATCTCACACGCGGTCACACCTGTAGCTGTGCATCTTACCTGTTAGCAATGAGCTGTAGTATTTGGATGAGGAACTTGCCGAGTCCTTTCCTCCGCACTCTGCTCTCTAACTGCACCTCATAGCTGCAGAGTCAAGACAACAAGTTAGACACATCTTTAACACATCTTTTCTCCAgctgctgttcaaacaaaagTGTCTCTCCCGCTGGAAAAGCGGACCTATGCCCTTCAAGACAAGGCTGAGGGATTTACCAACATATGACAACGAGGCGTGGACACAGTGGACCCCTCTGGGCTGGACTCTGAAGTGTATGAATTAGCTGAAcctcataaaaacaacaatctCACAGGCCTTACCAATATAAAACCTCCTCCCCACACTCCACGTCGAATCGGAAGTGAGAGAAGGCCACAGGGGCGGAGTCGCCGTCGCGGGCCAGCAGGTACCACGCCCTCTCATCGttcatctcctccctcttttccctctccttccaccCCCACTCGCTCTGCTCATACCTGCAgcacagcaaaaaagaaaatgggtCGACTCCAGCGTGACCCGGCGTGCTAATTTTACCCTCGCCTTTCCCCCCCATCATCAGCCCGCTCTGGCAGCACCGCTCAGAGAGGGCACATTTTCTAAACGGAACAAATTCAGCCTGGACTGACCGGCCGCCATTTGTCAAACTGAATGCTACTCAGAGTCGGGCAAAGCGAGAGAAGATGCATCTCTGCCTCCGCCTCACATCTGTCTACTTTTCCTGTGCTCTCTGGTGTGCATGCTCTCGATCATGTAAAAACACTCTTACTCTGAAGCTGCTTAATATCACTCTCCTTGATTCTCCTGACCAATTTCTGGCTCGTCTGCACTTCTTCCCCCCCGCTGTCATCTGCCACTCATATCTACATGAGCATTCATACATTCTACATGTCCATTCATCACTCTTTCGCTAAAGCACAGGGTCTTACAGTGTCTGCATGTTGGCTCTGGTGAGTTCGAAGGCCCACTCCACAGACAGCGGGTTGAGGGAGGTCACTCTCTTGCACTCTATCTGCAGGTTCAGCCTGGAcgagaaaacaagcaaacagggTCAACAACCtcaagaatgtgtgtgtctcagtgaaagacaaagagaagagcagGCGTGAATTCCATCCGCGGACCAACTCTCTCCTCCATATAGAAAACCAAACAAGTATGTATTTCATGACACAGTGAATGCGTCTTTTGTGTGCGTACAAAGCAACACGTACCCGTTTCTGTCGTACTTTTTGAAGGCTGGGAAGGCAGCCAGTGGGTCGTCGAGCTGTGGGGAGAAAGGCAAAAATTAGAGACTTTCAAAACACAGAAGCATCAAGTCTTTCCCCTCTTCCACGCCCGAGTCTTATTAGATTGTCCCCGGCTGCCACGCTGCCATCGTATTTTCAGTTCTCAGTTGATTATCTGATTTGACTGTCAACATAAATCAGCCTTTTTTAGTAATTAGAGCCATTTTTGAGGCACAGAAGCCGGATATATGCTGGTTCTAGCCTCTCAAATCTAAGAATGATCTGTTCGTCTTCGTCTTcaatggaaataaagaaaaagtttGGGGTTTTGAGTTGCTAGTTGGGGAAAAACAAGATATCTGAAGATGTCATGAGCTCTGGGAAATTCAGgagggcatttttttttttttactgttttctgacattttacagacaacaACAGTTCATCATTAAAACAACAGGCAGATTAATGTTTAATACAAATGTGATGGTGCCGCTGGAGGGAATGTGGAGAAATCATGGTTGATCACGCTCAGGTTTTCTGGTCTTGTCCCTCTGTTCAGTCCAAATTAAGACAAATTTGCCTTGATTTACTGATCATCCCATTACCTAATTTGTGTGTCTTGCTTTGGGctgttgtttattatttgctttttgcCTGTTCACAGCTGCACCCCTGCAGTTCTTTTCTATTTTCAAATCGAACTCTTCTTTAACTCGAGAAAGCAGTAAATCTCCCCAAAATAGACTGTAAAAGCGACTCTACTCAAGCATCCCTCAGGCTCAACTACAGGCCAAATGGGGCCAACACAGGCAGGAAAATTACAGGGCTATTAGTATTATAACCCCATTAGTCACTCATAGTAAGCCCCCACAAAGTCATCCTTTCTGGGCACTGAGAGTCTACATAAGCTCAAATTAAGAATACCCCTCTTATTGCAGACAGAGACTCTGGGCCTCTGGGCACAGACGTGTGAACTACACAGCTGTATTTGGGGAACtataacacaaacaaatataaatctAGATTTGgtatcagcagatatttaaagAGCAGAATAAATGAGTCATGG belongs to Chaetodon trifascialis isolate fChaTrf1 chromosome 23, fChaTrf1.hap1, whole genome shotgun sequence and includes:
- the naa40 gene encoding N-alpha-acetyltransferase 40, which encodes MGRKSNRAKEKKARRLEERAAMDAVCAKVDAANKLDDPLAAFPAFKKYDRNGLNLQIECKRVTSLNPLSVEWAFELTRANMQTLYEQSEWGWKEREKREEMNDERAWYLLARDGDSAPVAFSHFRFDVECGEEVLYCYEVQLESRVRRKGLGKFLIQILQLIANSTQMKKVMLTVFKHNHGAYQFFREALQFEIDETSPSMSGCCGDDCSYEILSRRTKHGEASAGHTHGGGHCGGCCH